The stretch of DNA GACCGGATTTCTTGATTTTATTAAAGAAGGTCTCCCCCGAAATGCCCGGAATGGGAGGTTCCCCGGCGCCATAAATGTCGGTGACTAATAGAAGATCAGCCAGATCAAAAGAAGAGACAAATTCTTCCATCAAGTCCCGGCTTCGGGTATAGCGGTGTGGTTGAAAGATGACCACCAGACGCCGCTTCCACCCTCTTTTGGCGGCCGCGAGGGTCGCCATAATCTCAGTCGGATGATGTCCGTAGTCGTCCACCACCATGACCTTTTTTCTTTCGCCAATGAGATGAAACCGGCGATCCGCGCCTCCAAACTCTGACAGGCCTTTTTGAATCATTGGAATTTCGACATCGAGCTCCAATCCCACGGCAATCGAAGCTAAAGCATTTTTAATATTATGTATTCCAGGCACTTTTATTTTAAAAGTCCCGAGACTTTCACCGAATGCGGTCACATCAAATGAAGAACGCCATTCGATCGATTCGATATTCGAAGCCTGTATATCGGACTGAGCGTGGAGTCCGCAGGTGACGACTCTTTTCTGGAGAAACGGGAACAGCGTTTGGTTAATGGGATCATCCAGACAAATCACAGAACAGCCATAAAAGGGGACTTTGTTCGCAAATTCCAGAAAGGCCTTTTTGATGCTCTCCAGATCTTGATAAAAATCAAGGTGTTCCCGATCGATGTTCGTGACCACGGCTATCGTAGGTGAAAGTTTGAGGAAAGAACCGTCGCTTTCATCGGCTTCTGCAACCAGGATATTACCCTGACCTAATTTTGAATGGCCTCCGAACAAATTAAGTTTTCCTCCTATCACGGCTGTCGGGTCAAGTCCGCCCATTGCCAGGACCATGGCAATCATCGACGTGGTCGTGGTTTTACCATGCGAGCCGGCCACAGCGACACCATATTTCAAACGCATGAGTTCGGCCAGCATTTCTGCTCTCGGAATGACCGGAATCTTGAGTCGTCGAGCCTCCTCGATTTCCGGGTTCCCGCGATCGACTGCAGAAGAAACCACTACGACATGCGCTCCTTTGACCTGGGAAGGATGATGTCCTACATAGATCGTTCCGCCACCCGATTCAAGGCGCCGGGTCGTTTCGGATTCCAGGAGATCTGACCCCGTTACCCGATAACCCAGATTAAGCAGGACTTCTGCAATGCCGCTCATTCCTGAACCGCCGATTCCGATAAAATGGACCTGCTGGATCTTTTTAAACATGAATCAGTCCTAATTGAAGACATCGTTCTATGATCTTTTCGGAGGCATCGTTTTTCCCCAGCGCAAGCATCGCATCAGACATCTCCTTCATTTTTTCTCCGGAAATGAGTATCTCTCTGATCTTTTCAGCCAGGAATTTTCCGCTTAGGCCAGCCGGTTCGATGAGTTCTGCAGCGCCCATTTTCTTTAAATAAGAGGCATTGATTTCCTGATGATGATGGGCAGCCAAAGGAAAGGGAATCAAAATTGCGGGCTTGCCGGATGCGGCCAGCTCAGCCAGAGTGGTAGCCCCTGCCCTGCAAATGACGAGATCCGAAGCTGCATAGGCTTTTGCCATATTGTAAATGAAGGGTTCGACTTCAGCCGAAAAACTTTTTTCATGATAGGCTTTTCTCACCCAGTCCAGATCCTGAGCGCCGGTCTGGTGGATCCAGCGAATCAAGAGTTTTTCACTTTGATCAAGATAATCCAGAGATTCGACCACCGCCCGGTTGATAGAATGGGCTCCCTGGCTTCCCCCGAAAACGAGAATCGTCGCCTGATCTTCTCTTTTCTTTTCGACAATGGCCAATATCTCTCTCCGGACCGGATTGCCCGAGTAACAAAAATTCTTTTGAGGAAAAAAAGAACGGGATCCTTCAAAGGAGGCAAAAACCTGGTTCACCCATCTTCCAAGGACTTTATTCGTCAATCCCGGAATGACGTTCTGTTCAAGGATAACTGTTTTAAATCCCAAAAAAGATGCGACCAGCAGAATCGGGCCTGACGCATACCCTCCCACACCAATGACAAGACCGGGCGCAAACTCTTTCAAAAGCCTGAAACTTTCCACCAGACTGAATGGAAATCGGAAAAGAGCCCTGAACAATGTCCAAAACTTTTTGCCAATCCAGCCTTCAACATGAATTGTCTTCAACGCAAAGCCTTCCCGGGGGAGAATTCTGGATTCAATTCCTTTTTCCGTGCCCACAAATAAGATTTCGCACTTTGAAAACTGGTTTTGAAATGCTTTCGCCAGCGCGATTCCGGGATAAAGGTGCCCACCCGTCCCTCCGCCGGCAATTAATAGTCTCAACCCGAATGACCGGACGTCATAGACCGTCTCCCCACGCTCTTCGGACCGAACCGGTTACGATGAGATATGTTCAACAGGATTCCAACAGAAATCAGATTAAGCCATAAAGAAGAACCCCCATAACTTATGAACGGTAGAGGAAGCCCCTTGGTCGGAAACAATCCCGTGACCACACAAATATTGACGAAAACTTGAATAAAAAAGAGATAAGTAATTCCGGCAGCCAGGTAAAAATCAAAAAGACTCTCCGTTTTCAAGGCAATCTTGATTCCTCTGAAGATCAATATCGCGAAAAGGAATAGAACGCCAAGCGTTCCGACAAGACCCAGTTCTTCCCCAATGACCGAATAGATGAAATCGGTATAGGGCTCCGGAAGATAGAAAAGTTTCTGTTTGCTTCCCCCCAGTCCGGTACCAAATGGACCTCCCCCCGCAAAAGCAAGATAGGATTGTACGACCTGAAAACCGTCTCCGCCCTGCTCTTTCCAGGGATCGAGAAAAGCCATGATCCTGTGCCGTCTAAACCCAACCGAGAGGTAGTGATACAGGAAAGGAAGAGAAAGGAGAGCCAGGAAGGCCAGATGCTTGATCCGAACCCCTCCCTGGTAAAACAGAAGCGCAAATACTCCTCCGATGATCACAGCCGAACCCAGGTCAGGTTCCGAAATGATCAGCTTCAGAAAAACCGCCAGGATGAACAAGGCGGGAAGCACACCCTTACCAAACTCTTTCATGGTCTCTTTTTTCTTTGAAAGATAGTAAGCCATAAAGATAATGAGCGACAGCTTGGCAAACTCTGAAGGTTGAATGGAAATCACCCCGAATTTTAACCATCGCCTGGCACCGTTTATCTGGCTCCCCACCGAAGGTATTAAAACGGCCAGCAGACTTAATGCTGAAAGAATCAATAGAGGCCAAACAGATCTTTCTAGAAACTTTATCTCTATCCTGGAAAAAAACCAGGCCAGAAGGAGCCCTGGCACCAGATAGACGATCTGTCTTTTTACGAAATAGGCAGAATCTCCAAACTTGGCTTCCGAAATGACAGCGCTGGCGCTGTAAATCATCATCAGGCCGATTCCCACCAGCAAAAGAGAAGTCCCCCAGAGATAGAAATCAAACGAACGGTCCCAATTGGACGTCACTGTTTTTTTCATGCTTACGGAATGGCCTCCACCGCTTTTTTAAACCGGGCTCCCCGCTCCGAGTAGTCTTTAAACATATCGTAACTGGCGCAGGCCGGTGAAAGAAGCACGGTATCTCCGTCTCCGCTCATGACCGAAGCCTTTTGGACCGCCGCTTCGAGTGTGGGCGCCTCCTCGATCCGGGTCAACCCTTCAAGATCCCGTTTCATCCGTTCTTTTGCTTCTCCAATGAGCAGGAGCAGTTTTACTTTTTCTCTGACCAGAGCTCCGAGAGAAGCAAACCCATCCCCCTTCTCTTTTCCTCCGGCGATGAGAACAATAGGCGGGTCGGTACTTTCGAGCGACCGGATAACGGCCCCGACATTGGTTGCCTTGGAATCATTGATATAGGTAACCCCTCGAATAATGCGGACCCTTTCCATTCGGTGCTCAAGGCCACCGAACCGACCCAATACGGATTGGATGGTCGCGGGAGGAATTCCGTTAAGAAGCGCGATTGCGGACGCCACCATGATATTTTCAATATTATGTTTCCCCTTGAGTAGAAAAAGTTCGACAGGTCCCAATTTAAACTCGCTCAACCCATACTTAAAACGGAGATAACGCCCGTCCAGGCAGATCCCTTCTTGCAGGGACTCCCTTTGACTAAACCAGATGGTTTTCGATCTTATTCGAAAAGGAGATTGTCGAATCAAAGGATCATCCCAGTTAAGCAGGGCGTAGTCGTCCGAAGTCTGATTTCGGAACAGTTCGAATTTTGCCGCGATATAGTCTTGCAGACTGGCATACCGCTCGCCATGATCCGGAGTAATATTCAGGAGAGCTGCTATTTTAGGACGAAAAGTCACCAGGGTCTCCAGCTGGAAACTGGATACTTCCAGTACAAAGATATCCCATCCTCCGGAAGGTGCATTTAAAACCGCTTCGCTTACGGGGGTCCCTAGATTTCCTCCCACAAAGGTTTTTTTTCCGCTTTCCCTCATGATTGCTCCCAGAAGCTCGGTCGTGGTACTTTTCCCGTTGGTTCCGGTTATCGCAAGGATCTTTTCGTTATCAAGAAATGCAGCTGCCAGTTCAAGTTCTCCCATCACCGACACACCCGCATGCCTGGACCGTTTCAAAATCGGATGGGTGGTAGGGATACCGGGACTCACGACGATCAGATCGGCCGTTAGAAAATCAGGATCACGATGCTCACCCAGAGCCAAAGTCACCTGATCGCTTCGAAAGGAAGCTGCGTCCATCTTTAGAAATGGATCGGAATCTGTTCCAATCACCTTGGCTCCCTTTTGTAAGAGGAGGCGGACTGCAGAGGTTCCGCTCCGCTTTAATCCCATCACCACCACTTTCTTGTTTTTCAAAGGAATCACCTCAATTTTAATGTGCTAAGACTGAGTAGTGCGAGAATGATTGCGATAATCCAGAAACGAACGACCACTTTGGACTCATGCCATCCTTTCAATTCAAAATGATGATGTATGGGAGACATGAGGAACACCCGCTTTCCCCGGGTTTTGTAAGAAATGACTTGCGTGATGACAGAAAGCGCTTCGATCACAAAAATTCCCCCAACCAGAAGCAGAAGAAGCTCATGTTTGGAAATAATGGCTACAGTCCCGAGGGCTCCCCCGATTGGAAGTGAACCGACATCTCCCATAAAGACCGTCGCGGGGTAGGCGTTGTACCAAAGAAAACCAAGGCTGGCGCCGACGATTGCTCCGCAAAAGACAGAGAGCTCTCCGGATCCCTCGATATAGGGAATCAAAAGATATTCTGCAAATTTATGATGGCCCGACACATAGGCCACAATCAGATAGGCAATGGAAGTCACGATAATCGGTCCAATTGCCAGTCCGTCCAATCCATCCGTCAAATTAACGGCATTTGAAGCTCCGACGATAATAAAGACAATGAAGGGAAGGTAAAACCAACCTAGATTGGGCGAAAAATGCTTAAAAAAAGGAAAATATAGTTTTGAAGAGTACGCCGGCGAATAAAAAAGGGCCAGGGCAATTAAAATACCTACCCCAAGTTGCAGTGTGAATTTGTATCGGGCCAGAAGCCCTTCCGATTTCTTTCGAATCACCTTCAGATAATCATCCCAAAACCCGATCAGGCCGAAACCCAGGGTCGCAAAAAGAACGATCCAGATGTACCTGTTCTTTAATTCAGCCCACATGAGCGTAGAAAAAACGATTGCGATCAGAATCAGGATTCCTCCCATGGTCGGAGTGCCGGATTTGATCTGATGAGACTGGGGACCGGATTCCCGAATCTGCTGTCCTACCCTCCAGCTTTGTAAGGCTCTGATCAAATAAGGCCCCATCATGAAACTGACGATTAAAGCCGTTAACGTCGCATAGATTGCCCGGAAAGTAATATAACGGAAAACATTCAGAAAAGGATAGTGAGAATGAAGAGAATAGAGGAGCGCGTAAAGCATGTTATTCCTTTTTTAATCTTTCGAGAACCTTCTCCATTTTCATCCCGCGGGATCCTTTGACGAGAATGAGGGGACACTGGGACAGGTACAGGGAGAGTTCTTCCGAAATGGCCTCGTGGGAAGAAAAGATCCGCACAAATTCTTTTGGAATTCCTTGTTCAAGGGCACCCCGGCTGACGGATTCAGATTCTACACCGTACAAGAAGACTCTGTCTATTTTAAGTTTTCCCGCAGTCTCGCCCAAACGATAGTGAGCGTTTTGGGATCCCGATCCCAATTCCAGCATGTCTCCGAGTACGGCGATCGTCATTCTTTTCTCCCTTTTTCCCATGTCCGCCAGCATCTGAAGTGACGCAGTCATCGAAGTCGGATTGGCATTGTAGGCATCCACAATGACCCTTCCCCCTTCGGGCAACTCGATGATCTCGGACCTCAGTGGTACCGAACGAAACCGGAATAATCCCTGAACGATTTCTTCGGGAGTCGCACCAAGCAGGAATGCGACGGCAGCCGCCCCTAACGCATTCAAGACATTGTGAGTTCCGGGAACCGAAAGATGAACAGGATATTTTTTTTCCTGGAACACCAGGGAAAAAGACATGCCACTCGCCTGAATGCTGAGATCTGTTCCCCGGACGTCCGCATCGTCTGAGAGACCGAATCCAATCCACTTTCCTTTTTGTCTCGATTTGAGCTTTTGAAAAAAGGGAGAATCCCGATTCAGTACGGCGGTCCCGTGATCGAGAAAGTCCAGCAATTCTCCCTTGGCTTCCGCCACGCCTTCGATATTTTCAAGTCCCTCGAGGTGCGTTTCACCAATACTGGTAATCAATCCAATGGTCGGCCTTGCAATCTCGCAAAGGCCTCGGAGCTCCCCGGGATGATTAATTCCGATTTCAAGCAATATCAGGCGATGCTCATTCCTTAAATTCAATAGTGTCAAGGGCAGTCCGATATGGTTGTTCAAGTTACCCTCTGTCTTGAGCAGAGGAGACTTGTCTTTTAGAATTGTTCCAATCATCTCCTTCGTAGTCGTTTTGCCGTTGCTCCCGGTAATCACAACGACCGGACCCTTAAACCGGCGACGGGTTTCTCCGGCTAATTTCTGCAGGGCAACCAGCGGATCTGCCACTTCGATACAGATACCGTCGACAGGGACTTTCCTGCCGGAGGCCTTAAAATATCCTATTGCACCGCACAACCTGGCATCTTTAATAAAATCGTGCCCTTCAAACCGGGGCCCCTTTAGGGGAACAAAAAAAGACCCTTCTCCCGCAGTCCGGCTATCGGTTGTAAATTTACTGATTCGCGCTGCGGACAAGCCTTGTACCAGTCTCCCTCCCGTCACTTCAACCACCTGATCAACCGTCCATTCCATTCCTAGTACCCAAACCGGGCGCTCAACATTTCCTTCGCAACAGTCAAGTCATTAAATTCGAACCGGTTTGAACCGATAATTTGATAGGTCTCATGTCCTTTTCCCGCAATTAAAACAAGGTCTCCCTGTTTGGCTTCTTCAATTGCAGATTTGATCGCGTCCCGGCGGTTGACGAGAACCCGATATTTTTTCGCTCCTGACGCGATGACCCCTTCTTCAATTTCCCTTAAAATGGTCTCGGGATTTTCACTCCTCGGATTATCCGAAGTCAATATCACCACATCGGCAAATCGTCCCGCGGTAGATCCCATTTTCGGGCGTTTACCCTTATCCCGGTCACCTCCGCATCCAAAGACAATAATGATCCTTTTCTTTTTAAATTCGTGGATTGTTCTTAACACATTCACCAGCGCGTCCTCGGTATGGGCATAATCGACCAGTACCGTAAAGGGATACTCTCCCTGGATTTTTTCAAGCCTTCCGGGCACTTCAATTTTCTGGCCAAAGGTTTCTTCAATTACATCTGCCGTTATACCCTGATGTAGAGCGGCTCCAGCCGCGGCGAGCATATTATAGACATTGAAAGTCCCCAGGAGAGGAGAATGGATCTGAAGCATTCCTTCCGGATAAATCATTTGGAACGACGTCCCGGTATCGGTCAGTTTGACAGCTCTCCCCTGCAAATCCGCCTTTGGACTCATCCCATAGGTCCAGACCTCCCGCGCAGAAATTCCTGTCAGGCGCTCCCCATAAGCGTCATCCAAGTTAATAATCGCCCGCGGTTTCATTTTTTTGGACCCCATAGGAACCTGTTCCGTAAACAATCTCGATTTGGCGTGAAAATAATCTTCCATAGACCGGTGAAAATCGAGATGGTCCCGGGTCAAATTGGTAAATATAACGGTATCAAATGACGTTCCAACAACACGTTCAAGCGCCAGCGCATGAGAAGAAACCTCCATCACAACATTTTGGACTCCTGCCCCTTTCATTTCGAAAAAGAGCCGCTGGAGATCCGATGACTCTGGCGTCGTATGGGTTGCCTCTCTTCTCCCGGCTCCCGTCCAATTTCCAACGGTTCCCGTCAAGCCCGTCTTCCCTTTTGATTCCAGGAGCTTCTTAATGAGAAACGATGTGGTCGTCTTGCCGTTTGTGCCAGTCACACCTATAATGCCCATTGAAAAAGAGGGATCCCCGTAAAACCGGCTGGCAATTTGGGCAAACGCGCGCCGGGAATTTTCAACTAAAATGGAAACCACACGGCTCTTCTTTTCTTCGTCGAGTTCAGGGAGCTTTTCACAAAGTATCGCGGAGGCCCCTCTGTCAATTGCTTCCTGAACAAAAAGATGTCCGTCCGTTCTGACACCAGACATCGCAGCAAACAGAAACCCCTCTTGAACGTCACGCGAGGAATAGGCAAGTCCCTCGACGGAAAGCGCTCCGTTTCCTTCCAGCTTCAGGATTTTCATTTTCGATATAAGTTGATTCACCTCCATGTCAAAATATTATCATTTCCTGAAAGAGTGAAACAGCGCAAAGTGCTATTTCTGAACCACCAAAATCCTCTTGGTGTCGTAAGGAGGCACATCCAGGTAATTGAGTGTCTGTATTGCAATGTTTCTGAAAACAGGCGCCGCGACACTCCCTCCCCAGGTAACACCCTTGGGATTCTGAATCACGACAAGAATCACGAGTTGGGGATCATGGGCCGGAACAAACCCGCCAAAGGAGGCAATAAATCGATCCGTCGAATACGCGTGAGTTGCCGAATTCACCATTTGGGCGGTCCCGGTCTTACCCGCAACGACAAATCCCGGCGTCGCGGCTTTTTCTCCCGTTCCTCCGGCCTGAACCACGGTTTGAAGTATTCGGTTCATTTCCGCCGCCGTCTGTTCAGAGATGACCCGTTTAGGGATTTCAACCTGATCCGGAACCTCTTTAAATCCGTCCACTTTTTTAACCAGATGCGGTTTGAGCAAAACCCCTCCATTCGCAATAACGCTGAATGCCGTTGCCATCTGAAGGGGGGTCACCGAAATTCCCTGTCCAATCGAAACAGAGGCCACTGTTCGCCGAGGAAGGTGAGAGGAATGATTGACAATTCCAGAAACCTCTCCCTTCAAATCAATCCCTGTCTTGGATCCGAATCCAAACGCCTGCACATACTGCATCAACTTGCTTTCACCTAGCCTCAGCGCAATTTTAGCTGTACCGATATTGCTTGATTTCTGGATCACCTGAGAAAAAGAAAGCATCCCTTCCCGGGTATGATCATGAATCGGCTTGCCATCAATATCGTAAAGTCCGTTCTCGCAGAATATCATCTCGTCGGGAGTCACCACTTTTTCTTCCAGGGCAGCTGAAGCGGTTACAATCTTAAAGGTCGATCCCGGTTCATACGAATCGGTAATTCCCCTGTTTCGCCATTCGGACGGTGAATAAGATCGAACGGAATTCGGATTAAAATCGGGCCTGACTACCCAGGCCAGGATCTCGCCCGTTTTCGGTTGGATGACAATCACCGTACCGCTGTCTGCGCCGGATTCATTCATCATGGCATCCAGCTCTTTTTCGCTGATATACTGAATCACCTCATCGATTGTCAGAAAAAGGTCCACTCCCTTCTTCGGAAAATGGTAATCCAGGCCTCGGGGAAATATTTCTTCACCGCGGGCATCTCTTTCCAGAGTCAGGGAAACTGTTTTACCCTGAAGAATCGAATCATACTGTTTTTCGATCCCCTCCAACCCTTGATTTTCTAACCCGACAAACCCGAGTATGTGTCCCATGAGATGCCTCTTGGGATAAAATCGCGCCGGTTCCATCATCACACCCACTGATTCGAGACCGAGATTTTCAATGGCCGTTGAAACGTCCGGGGTCACCTTGCGTTTTATCCAGGTAAAGGCTCTTTCTTCCGTGAGTTTTACAATCAGGGATGACTTGGGTTCATTGACAATGAGAGCCATCTCTTCTGCGACCATTGCGGGATTCGTCATCATGGATGGAATGGCATAGAGAGAAGGAACTTCCAGGTTGGCGGCCAAAATTCTTCCCTGTCGATCAAGGATTTTACCCCGCTCTCCCTCGATAACGACCGTTTTTTGATGCTGTTTCTGCGCCTTTTTGGAAAGATTCTGCGTAATAAAAATCTGCAGAAAGATTAATCGGGAGGTGAGAAGTCCCAATCCGAGAAAGAAAAGGAGAATGATGACTTTCGTGCGAAAAAATTTTCCTCGAACAGCATGACCTTCATTCAGATGTCTTCGCATTATTTAAAGATGTTTCTTGAGGTCTCCCTTTCAGCCACCTCAACCGATGGCGTTTTGTTATTGGGATTGAGTTCTGTCACTCTGATTTTTCCCGTCGACGATCCCGGCACCATTCCAAGCTGGGTCACCGCAATATGTTCGATTCGATCAAGTGAAGAAAGGCTGGATATTTCGATTTGTAATTCGGTATGAGTGCGTTCGAGGATCTTTTTCTCTTTCTGCATTTGACTCATCTCATATCCCATCTTGACGACGTGAATGTGATAGGCGAGATAAACCACGATACCTGAAAATATCAGAATGCCGCATTTGAGATAGGTCCAGTCGGACGATTTCTTATTTCTCATGCTCTCCTCTCGATGACTCTCATTTTCGCGCTGCGGGATGCAGGGTTAACTTTTACTTCCGATTCGCCCGGAGATACCGGCTTTTTAGTCCACTGGAACAGGGGATCCTTTTTCCGTTTTTGCACAAGATCCAGAAACGTTCGTTTCACGATCCGGTCTTCAAGCGAATGGAACGATATAATCGCCAGCCTTCCGCCAATCGCAAGATATTGAAATATCTCCCGAATAAATTCTGACAACAGGTCCAGTTCCCGATTGACGGCGATTCGAAGTGCCTGAAATGTTCGAGTTGCGGGGTGAATTCGTCCATATCGATATTGTGAGGGGACCGATTTTTTTATCAGTTCGGAAAGTTGTCCTG from Nitrospirota bacterium encodes:
- a CDS encoding UDP-N-acetylmuramate--L-alanine ligase encodes the protein MFKKIQQVHFIGIGGSGMSGIAEVLLNLGYRVTGSDLLESETTRRLESGGGTIYVGHHPSQVKGAHVVVVSSAVDRGNPEIEEARRLKIPVIPRAEMLAELMRLKYGVAVAGSHGKTTTTSMIAMVLAMGGLDPTAVIGGKLNLFGGHSKLGQGNILVAEADESDGSFLKLSPTIAVVTNIDREHLDFYQDLESIKKAFLEFANKVPFYGCSVICLDDPINQTLFPFLQKRVVTCGLHAQSDIQASNIESIEWRSSFDVTAFGESLGTFKIKVPGIHNIKNALASIAVGLELDVEIPMIQKGLSEFGGADRRFHLIGERKKVMVVDDYGHHPTEIMATLAAAKRGWKRRLVVIFQPHRYTRSRDLMEEFVSSFDLADLLLVTDIYGAGEPPIPGISGETFFNKIKKSGHRQVMYFPRKIEWGKVVVPLLEENDLLLTLGAGDIWKAGEEIFQCLNS
- the murG gene encoding undecaprenyldiphospho-muramoylpentapeptide beta-N-acetylglucosaminyltransferase: MRLLIAGGGTGGHLYPGIALAKAFQNQFSKCEILFVGTEKGIESRILPREGFALKTIHVEGWIGKKFWTLFRALFRFPFSLVESFRLLKEFAPGLVIGVGGYASGPILLVASFLGFKTVILEQNVIPGLTNKVLGRWVNQVFASFEGSRSFFPQKNFCYSGNPVRREILAIVEKKREDQATILVFGGSQGAHSINRAVVESLDYLDQSEKLLIRWIHQTGAQDLDWVRKAYHEKSFSAEVEPFIYNMAKAYAASDLVICRAGATTLAELAASGKPAILIPFPLAAHHHQEINASYLKKMGAAELIEPAGLSGKFLAEKIREILISGEKMKEMSDAMLALGKNDASEKIIERCLQLGLIHV
- the ftsW gene encoding putative lipid II flippase FtsW, which codes for MKKTVTSNWDRSFDFYLWGTSLLLVGIGLMMIYSASAVISEAKFGDSAYFVKRQIVYLVPGLLLAWFFSRIEIKFLERSVWPLLILSALSLLAVLIPSVGSQINGARRWLKFGVISIQPSEFAKLSLIIFMAYYLSKKKETMKEFGKGVLPALFILAVFLKLIISEPDLGSAVIIGGVFALLFYQGGVRIKHLAFLALLSLPFLYHYLSVGFRRHRIMAFLDPWKEQGGDGFQVVQSYLAFAGGGPFGTGLGGSKQKLFYLPEPYTDFIYSVIGEELGLVGTLGVLFLFAILIFRGIKIALKTESLFDFYLAAGITYLFFIQVFVNICVVTGLFPTKGLPLPFISYGGSSLWLNLISVGILLNISHRNRFGPKSVGRRSMTSGHSG
- the murD gene encoding UDP-N-acetylmuramoyl-L-alanine--D-glutamate ligase translates to MPLKNKKVVVMGLKRSGTSAVRLLLQKGAKVIGTDSDPFLKMDAASFRSDQVTLALGEHRDPDFLTADLIVVSPGIPTTHPILKRSRHAGVSVMGELELAAAFLDNEKILAITGTNGKSTTTELLGAIMRESGKKTFVGGNLGTPVSEAVLNAPSGGWDIFVLEVSSFQLETLVTFRPKIAALLNITPDHGERYASLQDYIAAKFELFRNQTSDDYALLNWDDPLIRQSPFRIRSKTIWFSQRESLQEGICLDGRYLRFKYGLSEFKLGPVELFLLKGKHNIENIMVASAIALLNGIPPATIQSVLGRFGGLEHRMERVRIIRGVTYINDSKATNVGAVIRSLESTDPPIVLIAGGKEKGDGFASLGALVREKVKLLLLIGEAKERMKRDLEGLTRIEEAPTLEAAVQKASVMSGDGDTVLLSPACASYDMFKDYSERGARFKKAVEAIP
- a CDS encoding phospho-N-acetylmuramoyl-pentapeptide-transferase; this encodes MLYALLYSLHSHYPFLNVFRYITFRAIYATLTALIVSFMMGPYLIRALQSWRVGQQIRESGPQSHQIKSGTPTMGGILILIAIVFSTLMWAELKNRYIWIVLFATLGFGLIGFWDDYLKVIRKKSEGLLARYKFTLQLGVGILIALALFYSPAYSSKLYFPFFKHFSPNLGWFYLPFIVFIIVGASNAVNLTDGLDGLAIGPIIVTSIAYLIVAYVSGHHKFAEYLLIPYIEGSGELSVFCGAIVGASLGFLWYNAYPATVFMGDVGSLPIGGALGTVAIISKHELLLLLVGGIFVIEALSVITQVISYKTRGKRVFLMSPIHHHFELKGWHESKVVVRFWIIAIILALLSLSTLKLR
- a CDS encoding UDP-N-acetylmuramoyl-tripeptide--D-alanyl-D-alanine ligase, which codes for MEWTVDQVVEVTGGRLVQGLSAARISKFTTDSRTAGEGSFFVPLKGPRFEGHDFIKDARLCGAIGYFKASGRKVPVDGICIEVADPLVALQKLAGETRRRFKGPVVVITGSNGKTTTKEMIGTILKDKSPLLKTEGNLNNHIGLPLTLLNLRNEHRLILLEIGINHPGELRGLCEIARPTIGLITSIGETHLEGLENIEGVAEAKGELLDFLDHGTAVLNRDSPFFQKLKSRQKGKWIGFGLSDDADVRGTDLSIQASGMSFSLVFQEKKYPVHLSVPGTHNVLNALGAAAVAFLLGATPEEIVQGLFRFRSVPLRSEIIELPEGGRVIVDAYNANPTSMTASLQMLADMGKREKRMTIAVLGDMLELGSGSQNAHYRLGETAGKLKIDRVFLYGVESESVSRGALEQGIPKEFVRIFSSHEAISEELSLYLSQCPLILVKGSRGMKMEKVLERLKKE
- a CDS encoding UDP-N-acetylmuramoyl-L-alanyl-D-glutamate--2,6-diaminopimelate ligase, whose protein sequence is MKILKLEGNGALSVEGLAYSSRDVQEGFLFAAMSGVRTDGHLFVQEAIDRGASAILCEKLPELDEEKKSRVVSILVENSRRAFAQIASRFYGDPSFSMGIIGVTGTNGKTTTSFLIKKLLESKGKTGLTGTVGNWTGAGRREATHTTPESSDLQRLFFEMKGAGVQNVVMEVSSHALALERVVGTSFDTVIFTNLTRDHLDFHRSMEDYFHAKSRLFTEQVPMGSKKMKPRAIINLDDAYGERLTGISAREVWTYGMSPKADLQGRAVKLTDTGTSFQMIYPEGMLQIHSPLLGTFNVYNMLAAAGAALHQGITADVIEETFGQKIEVPGRLEKIQGEYPFTVLVDYAHTEDALVNVLRTIHEFKKKRIIIVFGCGGDRDKGKRPKMGSTAGRFADVVILTSDNPRSENPETILREIEEGVIASGAKKYRVLVNRRDAIKSAIEEAKQGDLVLIAGKGHETYQIIGSNRFEFNDLTVAKEMLSARFGY
- a CDS encoding penicillin-binding protein 2, which codes for MRRHLNEGHAVRGKFFRTKVIILLFFLGLGLLTSRLIFLQIFITQNLSKKAQKQHQKTVVIEGERGKILDRQGRILAANLEVPSLYAIPSMMTNPAMVAEEMALIVNEPKSSLIVKLTEERAFTWIKRKVTPDVSTAIENLGLESVGVMMEPARFYPKRHLMGHILGFVGLENQGLEGIEKQYDSILQGKTVSLTLERDARGEEIFPRGLDYHFPKKGVDLFLTIDEVIQYISEKELDAMMNESGADSGTVIVIQPKTGEILAWVVRPDFNPNSVRSYSPSEWRNRGITDSYEPGSTFKIVTASAALEEKVVTPDEMIFCENGLYDIDGKPIHDHTREGMLSFSQVIQKSSNIGTAKIALRLGESKLMQYVQAFGFGSKTGIDLKGEVSGIVNHSSHLPRRTVASVSIGQGISVTPLQMATAFSVIANGGVLLKPHLVKKVDGFKEVPDQVEIPKRVISEQTAAEMNRILQTVVQAGGTGEKAATPGFVVAGKTGTAQMVNSATHAYSTDRFIASFGGFVPAHDPQLVILVVIQNPKGVTWGGSVAAPVFRNIAIQTLNYLDVPPYDTKRILVVQK
- a CDS encoding cell division protein FtsL, which translates into the protein MRNKKSSDWTYLKCGILIFSGIVVYLAYHIHVVKMGYEMSQMQKEKKILERTHTELQIEISSLSSLDRIEHIAVTQLGMVPGSSTGKIRVTELNPNNKTPSVEVAERETSRNIFK